One region of Fragaria vesca subsp. vesca linkage group LG4, FraVesHawaii_1.0, whole genome shotgun sequence genomic DNA includes:
- the LOC101301098 gene encoding uncharacterized protein LOC101301098, protein MPQGSSIRAIWILNSLDAVVFSRRFPVVEKRWRGACKTEKESSGGNDAVFPLLPSDSELAAAFVDRKRREGSIRGCGIRVSQSAKGSDSWVDDPITRHIIGVYMSKEEGGDVNNDINNLLWPLVLHTKGQFCILVLPLVEPRHVRAYARLCTRSDCGNAVGVEDSISSILLDLPSITGAFMVAHAIGDIITGDVVEPEVVVSASPSVGGLLDSLTGSIGISSISSRAKPVAPPVASSNPTSSAVTGTVTSDANKTGSRPLDKDVLRTFISSSMPFGTLLDLSFPNIIAIKVNGFSSSDLPPSDLKQPAWKPYLYKGRQRILFSIHETVHAAMYDRDEIPDSISISGQINCRAELEGLPDVSFPLIGLNSDKIEVLSFHPCVQVPEQGVDKQAVMFSPPLGNFALMRYQAICGIGPPIKGFYQLSMVSEDKGDFLFKLRLMDGYKSPLTMEFCTVTMPFPRRRVVSFDGTPSVGIVSTTEHSVEWKIIVGGRGLSGKSIEATFPGKVQFAPWKPQISPPSSLAFGSITDEDSDMETDGNNYSMVNVEEFLMEKMSKDLHPANLEEPFCWHAYNYAKVSFKIVGASLSGMLIDQKSVSIYPAVKAPVESSTQVTSGEYILWNTLGRCPSAVPVTKV, encoded by the exons ATGCCACAAGGTAGTAGCATCAGAGCCATCTGGATCCTCAACAGCCTCGACGCCGTCGTCTTCTCCAG GAGGTTTCCGGTGGTTGAGAAGCGGTGGCGGGGAGCTTGCAAGACCGAGAAGGAGAGCTCTGGCGGCAATGACGCTGTGTTTCCTTTACTTCCTAGTGATTCCGAGCTAGCTGCTGCTTTTGTGGACAGAAAGAGAAG AGAAGGCTCTATTCGTGGGTGTGGAATACGTGTAAGTCAGTCAGCTAAAGGCTCAGATTCTTGGGTTGATGATCCAATTACACGTCATATAATTGGAGTTTACATGAGCAAAGAAGAGGGAGGGGATGTCAATAATGATATAAATAATTTGCTGTGGCCTTTAGTCTTGCACACAAAGGGCCAATTTTGCATCCTGGTATTGCCTTTGGTAGAGCCGAGGCATGTGAGGGCATATGCAAGATTATGTACTAGATCTGATTGTGGCAATGCTGTTGGTGTTGAGGACAGTATATCTTCCATTCTGCTTGATCTTCCGTCCATCACAGG GGCATTTATGGTGGCACATGCAATTGGTGACATAATAACTGGAGATGTGGTGGAACCTGAGGTAGTTGTCAGTGCATCTCCATCTGTAGGAGGTTTATTGGATTCGCTAACTGGCAGTATAGGAATATCAAGCATTTCCTCAAGAGCAAAACCTGTAGCTCCACCAGTTGCATCCTCAAACCCCACTAGCAGTGCAGTGACTGGAACTGTGACATCAGATGCTAACAAGACTGGTTCTAGGCCATTAGATAAAGATGTACTTCGAACTTTCATAAGTAGTTCAATGCCCTTTG GAACACTGTTGGATTTGAGCTTCCCCAATATCATTGCCATTAAGGTTAATGGGTTTTCGTCATCAGATCTTCCTCCTTCAGACCTCAAGCAACCGGCATGGAAGCCTTACCTATACAAAGGAAGGCAGAGAATTCTATTCTCTATTCATGAGACTGTCCATGCTGCTATGTACGACCGAGATGAGATTCCAGATAGTATATCAATTTCTGGACAAATAAATTGCCGGGCAGAGTTAGAAGGATTACCTGATGTGTCCTTCCCTTTGATAGGGCTGAACTCAGATAAGATTGAAGTTTTATCATTTCATCCATGTGTGCAAGTTCCAGAACAAGGTGTTGATAAGCAGGCTGTGATGTTTTCACCACCATTAGGTAATTTTGCTCTAATGCGTTACCAAGCAATCTGTGGTATTGGTCCACCCATAAAGGGATTTTACCAATTGTCTATGGTATCCGAGGATAAAGGTGATTTTTTGTTCAAACTACGGCTAATGGATGGTTACAAATCTCCTCTCACAATGGAGTTTTGTACCGTAACTATGCCTTTTCCAAGGAGAAGAGTTGTATCTTTTGATGGGACTCCCTCGGTTGGAATAGTTTCAACTACAGAACACTCTGTTGAATGGAAGATTATAGTGGGTGGGCGGGGTCTTAGTGGGAAAAGTATCGAGGCAACTTTCCCGGGTAAAGTTCAGTTTGCACCATGGAAACCCCAAATATCACCTCCGTCTAGTTTGGCATTTGGAAGCATAACTGATGAAGATAGTGATATGGAGACAGATGGTAATAATTATAGTATGGTTAATGTAGAGGAGTTCTTAATGGAGAAAATGAGCAAGGATCTTCATCCTGCCAATCTGGAGGAGCCATTTTGCTGGCATGCATACAACTATGCCAAG GTGTCCTTCAAAATTGTTGGAGCATCATTGTCTGGAATGTTAATTGATCAGAAATCT GTAAGCATTTATCCAGCTGTTAAAGCACCAGTGGAGTCCTCTACTCAG GTTACTTCTGGGGAGTACATCCTGTGGAATACATTGGGTAGATGCCCATCTGCTGTACCAGTTACAAAAGTATAG